In the genome of Pelagicoccus sp. SDUM812003, one region contains:
- a CDS encoding alpha-L-arabinofuranosidase C-terminal domain-containing protein, which produces MKKRLLLLSALPVALSAQPNADLTVRIDAEERSEAINPMIYGQFIEHMGRCIYGGIWAEMLEDRKFYHPITEDYNPYGDQTLADPDFPGVIDATEFPVVSASPWEIVGEPAGVTMVTEDSFVGKHTPRIASGSGVRQNDLGVKEGLDYPGYLWVKPIGGTAEVDVRLSWGDGEGESSAQKLSFSGKKYAKKSFSFTPDKTTSQGASLSVRVLRGTVQLGTLSLMPGDNIDGMRSDTIELLKELDSPLYRWPGGNFVSGYDWRDGIGDRDRRPPRVNPAWTGVEHNDFGTDEFLAFCRLLETEPMIAANTGFGDAYSAKQWVEYANGDTSTIGGSWRAENGHKKPYDVKYWCVGNEMWGNWQLGHMQLHHYTLKHNRVAEKMLEADSDLILIASGDLERINTETDPVMARRGVTWTEGMLMASHEYMDYISEHFYVGRVPWSDQGRVDIATHLENMRRAIRNKAEGHRKLQPTLEELDGKQMPIAMTEWNYWHRTYKYGELGCVYDVADGLGIAAGLHEFFRHTDIIDMALYAQTVNVIGAIKTTRIAAEMETTGLALMMYRHHFGTQPVKVEFEHDMLDVSAALTEDGKALTLSVVNPTESEITVGLDLSGFDLSDAGTRYHFSGPDEFAHNTPGKERVIEIVETEIANAAEGLSSPALSASIYVLPLK; this is translated from the coding sequence GTGAAAAAACGATTACTACTACTGAGCGCCCTGCCAGTCGCGTTGTCAGCCCAACCCAACGCGGACCTAACCGTCCGTATCGACGCCGAAGAACGCTCCGAGGCCATCAATCCCATGATCTACGGCCAGTTCATCGAACACATGGGCCGCTGCATCTACGGAGGCATCTGGGCCGAGATGCTCGAAGACCGAAAGTTCTACCATCCCATCACCGAGGACTACAACCCCTACGGCGACCAGACCCTGGCCGACCCAGACTTTCCCGGCGTCATCGACGCTACCGAGTTTCCCGTAGTGTCCGCCTCGCCTTGGGAGATTGTCGGCGAGCCTGCGGGCGTGACGATGGTCACTGAAGACAGTTTCGTGGGAAAACATACCCCTCGGATCGCCAGCGGCAGCGGCGTTCGCCAGAATGACCTCGGCGTCAAGGAAGGTCTCGACTACCCGGGCTATCTCTGGGTCAAGCCCATCGGCGGTACTGCCGAAGTGGATGTTCGCCTAAGCTGGGGCGATGGCGAAGGTGAATCCAGCGCCCAAAAACTCAGCTTCTCCGGCAAGAAGTACGCTAAGAAGTCCTTTTCCTTCACCCCGGACAAAACCACCTCGCAAGGCGCCTCTCTCAGCGTGCGGGTCCTGCGCGGCACCGTCCAACTGGGCACCCTCTCCCTCATGCCAGGCGACAACATCGACGGCATGCGGAGTGATACCATCGAGCTGCTCAAGGAACTCGACTCCCCGCTCTACCGCTGGCCGGGTGGAAACTTCGTCAGTGGCTACGATTGGCGTGACGGCATCGGCGACCGCGATCGACGTCCCCCACGCGTCAATCCAGCGTGGACCGGCGTGGAGCACAACGACTTCGGCACCGACGAATTCCTCGCCTTCTGCCGTCTGCTCGAAACCGAGCCCATGATCGCCGCCAACACCGGATTCGGCGACGCCTACTCCGCCAAGCAATGGGTCGAGTACGCCAATGGCGACACCTCCACCATCGGCGGCAGCTGGAGAGCCGAAAATGGTCACAAGAAGCCTTACGACGTGAAGTACTGGTGCGTGGGCAACGAAATGTGGGGCAACTGGCAGCTAGGCCACATGCAGCTCCACCACTACACCCTCAAGCACAACCGCGTGGCCGAAAAGATGCTGGAAGCGGACTCCGATCTCATCCTCATCGCTTCAGGCGACCTGGAACGCATCAATACCGAAACCGACCCGGTGATGGCTCGCCGCGGCGTCACTTGGACCGAAGGCATGCTCATGGCTAGCCATGAGTACATGGACTACATTTCCGAGCACTTCTACGTCGGCCGCGTACCTTGGTCCGATCAAGGACGCGTCGACATTGCGACTCACTTGGAAAACATGCGCCGAGCCATTCGCAACAAGGCCGAAGGTCACCGCAAGCTCCAGCCGACGCTCGAGGAGCTAGACGGAAAACAGATGCCCATCGCCATGACCGAGTGGAACTACTGGCACCGCACCTACAAGTACGGCGAGCTGGGCTGCGTCTACGACGTAGCGGACGGACTGGGTATCGCCGCAGGTCTGCATGAGTTTTTCCGCCACACCGACATCATCGACATGGCCTTGTACGCTCAGACTGTTAACGTTATCGGAGCCATCAAAACCACCCGCATCGCTGCGGAAATGGAAACCACCGGCCTCGCCCTCATGATGTATCGCCATCACTTCGGCACACAGCCGGTGAAGGTCGAGTTCGAACACGATATGCTGGATGTCTCCGCCGCCCTCACCGAGGACGGCAAGGCCCTCACCCTCTCCGTGGTCAATCCCACCGAATCGGAAATCACCGTCGGCTTGGATCTCAGTGGATTCGATCTGAGCGATGCCGGCACCCGCTATCACTTCAGCGGTCCGGACGAATTCGCCCACAACACCCCCGGCAAGGAGCGTGTGATCGAAATCGTGGAAACCGAGATCGCCAATGCCGCCGAGGGCCTCAGCTCCCCCGCCCTCAGCGCTTCGATCTACGTCCTACCGCTGAAATAG
- a CDS encoding MBL fold metallo-hydrolase, translated as MKTIIIATVLFVVSGVFAQSREVGPYTLHPIAPGVIRVEDANHTNPPGLHYDENGEINGFNNCSDMYLVVGGERALLIDLSNFITWHDDAVGSLQTLVKEEIGARELVIAITHVHGDHTGMLPAFRDDENVTFWIQTEEFAGKDLFPVERTTPISSHPSLDLGGGVIVDTLELPGHTSHSTVYFLRGENLLFSGDAIGSGGGVWIFSAEGFARYRKSVDQLIEFIQNPAHGIAAEDLQIYGGHYWQKGEKDLLTMQYILDMKSLIGEIKAGSAKEESVSFSPYLDTNFSYGEATITWNKADSESFQNE; from the coding sequence ATGAAAACAATCATCATCGCCACCGTTCTCTTCGTAGTCTCTGGAGTGTTCGCCCAGAGCCGCGAAGTTGGCCCCTATACGCTTCATCCGATCGCCCCAGGAGTCATACGGGTCGAAGACGCCAATCATACGAATCCCCCCGGCCTCCACTACGATGAAAACGGCGAAATCAACGGTTTCAACAACTGTTCCGACATGTACCTCGTGGTCGGAGGCGAGCGGGCCCTCCTGATCGATTTGTCCAACTTCATCACTTGGCACGACGATGCGGTCGGCTCGCTACAGACCTTGGTTAAAGAGGAAATCGGGGCGCGAGAACTAGTGATCGCGATCACTCACGTTCACGGAGACCACACTGGAATGCTGCCTGCATTCAGAGACGACGAGAACGTCACTTTCTGGATACAAACGGAAGAGTTCGCAGGAAAGGACTTGTTCCCAGTCGAGCGTACCACCCCTATATCCAGCCACCCTTCGCTCGATCTAGGCGGTGGTGTCATTGTGGATACCCTGGAATTGCCGGGTCATACCAGCCATTCGACCGTCTATTTCCTGCGCGGAGAGAACCTGCTTTTCAGCGGGGACGCGATCGGATCGGGCGGCGGCGTTTGGATCTTCTCCGCCGAGGGTTTCGCTCGCTACCGAAAGAGCGTCGATCAGCTCATAGAGTTCATCCAAAATCCAGCCCATGGGATCGCCGCGGAGGATCTCCAGATATACGGCGGCCACTACTGGCAAAAAGGCGAAAAGGACCTGCTCACCATGCAGTACATTCTCGATATGAAGTCCTTGATCGGTGAAATAAAAGCGGGCAGCGCCAAAGAAGAAAGCGTCAGCTTCAGTCCTTATCTGGATACGAACTTTAGCTACGGAGAAGCGACCATCACCTGGAACAAGGCCGACTCCGAGAGCTTTCAGAATGAGTAG
- a CDS encoding alpha/beta hydrolase, whose protein sequence is MKRATTSLFASLAIAAASTALAQDSFKVGLDEATNGSFSIDPELPADGMVPAGTVITVSTKPDKGYTLDAGYYSVPGRWGAMYYESMTPTFEVVVDQEKNIGASFIKKSEVDHIDVTHNITYAQPGKKPLNYDVFSPKKAKNLPVIVIIHGGGWTTNNEDVMRGLARELTRDSKFVVASIDYRWAGKADGDATLTTMYSIIEDCYGAIAHIMEHAADYGGDPTRIGVTGDSAGGHLSASISLMIERIGDGGFGEQDGVFEFEPTYLPKGKTADQVREEMLAAIRAAAPSYGVFAGEWLKADAENPEATAEWDRAIQPLHAIPNASDRAIPQYLTLGTEDPLISDEMCTQFMDALVAKGQRVQYVQIGGAGHAFFDWKPDAQTKSVFDQYGRYYAAEMRAFFESILY, encoded by the coding sequence ATGAAACGCGCAACTACTTCCCTTTTCGCTTCTCTCGCGATCGCAGCAGCTTCCACTGCCCTCGCCCAAGACTCCTTCAAGGTCGGGCTGGACGAAGCGACCAATGGCAGCTTCTCCATCGACCCGGAATTGCCGGCGGATGGAATGGTACCGGCCGGCACCGTTATCACAGTATCCACGAAACCTGACAAAGGCTACACGCTCGACGCAGGCTACTACTCGGTCCCCGGACGCTGGGGCGCCATGTATTATGAATCCATGACGCCAACCTTCGAAGTCGTCGTGGATCAGGAGAAAAACATCGGCGCGTCTTTCATCAAAAAGAGCGAAGTCGACCACATCGACGTCACTCACAACATCACCTACGCCCAGCCCGGGAAGAAGCCGCTAAACTACGACGTCTTTTCTCCGAAAAAGGCCAAGAACCTTCCCGTCATCGTCATTATTCACGGTGGCGGTTGGACCACCAACAATGAGGATGTCATGCGCGGACTCGCTCGCGAGCTGACGCGCGACAGCAAGTTTGTGGTAGCCAGCATCGACTACCGCTGGGCGGGCAAAGCGGATGGAGACGCCACTCTAACGACGATGTACAGCATTATCGAGGACTGCTATGGAGCCATCGCTCACATCATGGAGCACGCGGCCGACTACGGCGGCGATCCCACCCGCATCGGCGTCACTGGTGACAGCGCTGGCGGCCACCTCTCGGCCTCCATTTCTCTTATGATCGAACGCATCGGCGATGGCGGATTCGGCGAGCAAGACGGCGTCTTCGAGTTCGAGCCCACCTACCTGCCGAAGGGAAAAACCGCTGATCAAGTCCGCGAAGAAATGCTTGCCGCCATCCGCGCGGCCGCCCCCAGCTACGGAGTCTTCGCGGGCGAATGGCTGAAGGCTGACGCGGAAAATCCCGAAGCTACCGCCGAGTGGGACCGAGCCATCCAACCGCTGCACGCCATCCCCAACGCATCCGATCGGGCGATTCCCCAGTATTTGACGCTCGGTACTGAAGACCCGCTCATCTCAGATGAAATGTGTACTCAGTTTATGGATGCGCTCGTCGCCAAAGGCCAGCGTGTCCAATACGTGCAAATCGGGGGAGCTGGCCACGCCTTCTTCGACTGGAAGCCAGACGCTCAAACCAAGTCCGTGTTTGATCAATACGGCCGCTACTACGCAGCGGAAATGAGAGCGTTTTTCGAATCGATCCTTTATTAA
- a CDS encoding alpha/beta hydrolase-fold protein has translation MKRLLLLAALLVSALASAQTNYPSGTVVTSKLHSAHLENDMGENPERAVSVYLPPGYHESEQRYPVIHFLHDFTGDNTMLEPMAGLLDLAIATNRIRPFIMVISDQKTTYDGSFYSNSGVFGNWEDFTVQDLVAYVDDHYRTIPDRNSRGITGHSMGGYGALLLAMKYPDVFGSVYALSPGALAIVREYGPNSETFKEFATMETEEDLAKTYFGKVVVAFGRSWSPNADKPPFYTDLPFDYSSGQLEVNEEALQKWYDNMPMYLIDHYRENLLELRAIKLDWGRNAGERFTIQCSMFSQRLENAGVPHFAEEYIGTHVNNIYTPEGRIPQQMLPFFDYYLDF, from the coding sequence ATGAAACGCTTGCTTCTACTCGCCGCGCTCCTTGTCAGCGCCCTCGCCTCCGCCCAAACGAATTACCCAAGTGGAACGGTAGTGACTTCCAAACTACACTCCGCTCACCTTGAAAACGACATGGGCGAAAATCCCGAACGCGCAGTTTCAGTTTACTTGCCGCCGGGTTACCACGAATCCGAACAACGTTACCCCGTGATCCACTTTCTGCACGACTTCACGGGCGACAACACCATGCTGGAACCCATGGCTGGCTTGCTCGATTTAGCCATCGCCACCAATCGAATTCGCCCCTTCATCATGGTCATCTCCGACCAGAAAACCACCTACGACGGGAGCTTCTACAGCAATTCCGGAGTTTTCGGCAATTGGGAGGATTTCACGGTTCAAGATCTGGTCGCGTATGTGGATGACCACTACCGGACTATCCCCGATCGCAATAGTCGCGGTATCACTGGTCACAGTATGGGCGGCTACGGAGCTCTATTGCTAGCCATGAAATACCCGGATGTATTCGGGTCGGTCTATGCTCTGAGTCCGGGAGCTTTGGCCATCGTCCGCGAATACGGACCCAACAGCGAAACCTTCAAGGAGTTCGCCACGATGGAAACAGAAGAAGACCTTGCTAAAACATACTTTGGGAAAGTGGTAGTCGCCTTCGGTCGTTCGTGGTCGCCCAATGCGGACAAGCCTCCTTTCTACACGGACCTGCCATTCGACTATAGTAGCGGCCAGCTGGAAGTGAATGAAGAGGCGCTGCAGAAGTGGTACGACAACATGCCCATGTACTTGATCGATCACTACAGGGAGAACCTTCTTGAGCTCCGGGCCATCAAGCTCGATTGGGGACGCAACGCCGGCGAACGCTTCACCATCCAGTGCTCCATGTTCAGCCAGCGCTTGGAAAACGCGGGCGTCCCCCACTTCGCCGAGGAATACATCGGCACCCATGTCAACAATATCTATACCCCCGAAGGCCGCATTCCTCAGCAGATGCTGCCATTCTTCGACTACTACTTAGACTTTTAA
- a CDS encoding glycoside hydrolase family 3 C-terminal domain-containing protein — protein MTLEEKASLCSGGTMWTTKPIDRLGLPSITLTDGPHGVRMADPNSGLNGLNASLPATCFPTAPALAATWNLDLIREVGEALGQESQTHGVQILLGPGANLKRSPLGGRNFEYYSEDPLLSGSLAAAWIKGVQSKGVGASLKHFAANNQEWERMAGDSIVGPTALHEIYLRSFEIPVRLASPWTIMCAYNKVNGEFASQNKTLLTDILRDDWGYEGIVLSDWGAVDDRVKGVEAGLNLEMPSSGGYNDRKIVAAVQAGELEESILDQIVTDMVAITLQAHAGIPKDATFDEAAHHALARRVAAEGAVLLKNENATLPLSEKRDRSIAIIGEFAKRPRYQGAGSSQVNPTQLDNAFAELTDMLGSDLSLTFAQGYDWEGATTPEQLHEAEQVARVADHAIVFIGLPDSYESEGFDRASLELPEGHNQLVESVAAVSKRTTVLLMNGSPVAMPWIDQVDAIVEAYLGGQAGGGAIADILTGAVNPSGKLAETFPQRIEETPTYPNFPGRDRTVLYGEGVFIGYRHYDAKRLEPLFPFGHGLSYTTFELSELELSGKDIEADAGLELKVTVKNTGSREGAEVVQVYVGENDPEAPRPVRELKAFKKVFLKPGESQTVSLQLYRDAFEQYDAEREEWIVRSGEYTISVGRSSRDLPLESTVSVDGGKLPLPPLTPMSTFAEVERHPTGKPIYDNFIAQMQGDQPKLEDLNLSPDDYAAAKKARETMLVFLREIPLQKLVMLSQGAFTEEAMQGIIQAINSAESDSFSD, from the coding sequence ATGACTTTGGAGGAAAAGGCTAGCCTCTGCTCGGGCGGCACCATGTGGACTACTAAACCAATCGATCGGCTCGGCTTACCATCCATCACGCTGACCGATGGTCCTCACGGCGTGCGAATGGCTGACCCGAACTCCGGCTTGAACGGGCTCAACGCCAGCCTTCCCGCCACCTGTTTCCCGACTGCCCCGGCTCTGGCCGCAACTTGGAATCTCGACCTGATCCGAGAAGTGGGAGAAGCCCTCGGTCAAGAATCGCAAACCCATGGCGTGCAGATCCTACTCGGTCCAGGGGCCAACCTGAAACGCTCCCCCCTCGGCGGACGAAATTTCGAATACTATTCCGAAGACCCGCTTCTCTCCGGCTCCTTGGCTGCAGCGTGGATCAAAGGCGTGCAAAGCAAGGGAGTCGGCGCCTCCCTGAAGCATTTCGCTGCCAACAACCAGGAATGGGAGCGCATGGCAGGCGACTCCATCGTAGGGCCAACAGCGCTACACGAGATCTACCTTCGCTCATTTGAAATTCCGGTACGCCTCGCTTCGCCTTGGACCATCATGTGCGCCTACAACAAGGTGAACGGCGAATTCGCCTCGCAAAACAAGACCTTGCTCACCGACATCCTACGCGACGACTGGGGATACGAGGGAATCGTGCTCTCTGACTGGGGCGCCGTCGACGACCGAGTCAAAGGCGTCGAGGCGGGGCTGAATCTAGAGATGCCGAGCTCCGGCGGCTACAACGACCGGAAAATCGTCGCAGCCGTGCAAGCTGGCGAGCTAGAAGAGTCAATCCTCGACCAAATAGTCACCGACATGGTCGCCATCACGCTGCAAGCTCACGCTGGTATCCCAAAAGACGCGACGTTCGACGAGGCTGCCCATCATGCCCTCGCCCGACGCGTCGCAGCCGAAGGAGCTGTTTTGCTTAAAAACGAAAACGCAACCCTGCCCCTCAGCGAAAAGCGTGACCGCAGCATCGCCATCATCGGTGAATTCGCCAAGCGCCCTCGCTACCAAGGAGCGGGCAGTTCGCAGGTCAATCCGACCCAACTCGACAACGCCTTCGCGGAGCTCACTGATATGCTCGGTAGCGACCTCTCGCTCACCTTCGCTCAAGGCTACGATTGGGAAGGCGCGACAACGCCGGAGCAGCTCCACGAAGCTGAGCAAGTCGCTCGCGTCGCGGACCATGCGATCGTCTTCATCGGTCTTCCGGACAGCTACGAATCCGAGGGATTCGACCGCGCCAGCCTCGAGCTTCCGGAAGGGCACAATCAGCTCGTGGAAAGCGTCGCTGCCGTATCCAAGCGCACTACGGTGTTGCTGATGAATGGTTCGCCGGTAGCCATGCCGTGGATTGATCAGGTCGACGCCATCGTAGAAGCCTACCTAGGCGGTCAAGCTGGCGGAGGCGCTATCGCCGACATCCTGACAGGCGCTGTCAATCCGTCCGGAAAACTCGCCGAAACCTTTCCTCAACGCATCGAAGAAACTCCGACGTATCCAAATTTTCCTGGACGCGATCGTACCGTACTCTACGGCGAAGGCGTATTCATAGGCTACCGACACTACGATGCCAAGCGCCTCGAACCGCTGTTCCCCTTTGGCCATGGCTTGAGCTACACGACTTTCGAGCTGTCCGAGCTTGAGCTCAGCGGGAAAGACATCGAAGCCGACGCAGGTCTCGAACTCAAAGTCACGGTGAAGAACACTGGCTCCCGCGAAGGAGCGGAAGTCGTTCAAGTTTATGTTGGAGAAAACGATCCAGAGGCCCCGCGTCCCGTACGCGAGCTAAAGGCCTTCAAGAAAGTCTTCCTTAAACCCGGCGAATCCCAAACCGTTTCCCTGCAGCTCTACCGAGACGCCTTCGAACAGTACGACGCTGAACGAGAAGAATGGATCGTACGCTCTGGCGAATACACCATTTCGGTTGGCCGCTCGTCACGCGATCTCCCGCTAGAGAGCACGGTGAGCGTAGACGGAGGAAAGCTGCCGCTGCCGCCGCTCACCCCTATGTCGACCTTCGCCGAAGTAGAACGTCACCCGACCGGCAAGCCGATCTACGACAACTTCATCGCCCAGATGCAAGGCGACCAACCTAAATTGGAAGACTTGAACCTTTCGCCCGACGACTACGCAGCTGCCAAGAAAGCTCGCGAGACCATGCTCGTCTTCCTGCGCGAAATTCCGCTGCAAAAGCTCGTCATGCTATCGCAAGGCGCCTTCACGGAAGAAGCGATGCAAGGCATCATTCAGGCAATCAACAGCGCGGAAAGCGATTCGTTCTCCGACTAA
- a CDS encoding MarR family transcriptional regulator gives MNFADMLLVSNSLRSAALEWIVPPDLDPRISPGELRVTDFLIDQNEPVRVRDIVDHCQLAQSRASTVVQTLQKRGWVEISTNPDDRRTTTVKIKPEVAKPARELLTSNAQNAFEKLLESISTEERETIEKGLQCFADVLRRKGKLKPYSVQ, from the coding sequence ATGAATTTCGCGGACATGCTTCTCGTTTCAAACTCGCTGCGTTCTGCAGCGTTGGAGTGGATCGTCCCTCCAGACTTGGATCCACGCATCAGCCCTGGCGAGCTGCGGGTGACCGACTTCCTGATCGACCAAAACGAACCCGTTCGCGTGCGAGACATCGTCGACCACTGTCAACTTGCCCAAAGTCGGGCCTCTACCGTGGTGCAGACCCTGCAGAAACGCGGTTGGGTCGAGATATCGACCAATCCCGACGACCGGCGCACCACCACGGTTAAAATAAAACCAGAAGTCGCCAAGCCTGCCCGCGAACTCCTCACCAGCAACGCCCAAAACGCCTTCGAAAAACTGCTCGAGTCCATATCGACCGAGGAACGCGAAACCATCGAAAAGGGCTTGCAGTGCTTTGCGGACGTCCTTCGCCGCAAAGGGAAGCTGAAGCCCTACTCCGTTCAGTAG
- a CDS encoding DUF3237 family protein, translating to MSAFPARHLRTPAFLLLIAVSVLQTWSGLLIAESSSPAPIETEFVYEAIVEIEAPVEVGKTPLGQRRFIPITGGTFEGPKLKGDVIPGGADWQLSHPNGATEVDALYAIRMDDGTVVIVRNTGLISEQGGYMKTALRFEAPEGPHEWLNKYQFVSSIAGGPRPGTVIIRVFRVL from the coding sequence GTGAGCGCATTCCCAGCCCGCCACCTTCGAACGCCCGCGTTCCTACTCCTCATAGCAGTGTCGGTCCTGCAAACCTGGTCCGGCCTCCTTATCGCCGAGTCATCGAGCCCTGCCCCCATCGAGACCGAGTTCGTCTATGAAGCGATCGTGGAAATCGAAGCTCCGGTCGAAGTCGGGAAAACACCGCTGGGCCAGCGACGTTTCATTCCCATCACCGGCGGCACCTTCGAAGGTCCAAAGCTCAAGGGCGACGTCATTCCCGGCGGAGCCGACTGGCAACTCTCCCATCCAAATGGGGCCACCGAAGTAGACGCCCTCTACGCCATCCGCATGGACGACGGCACGGTGGTCATCGTGCGAAACACTGGTCTTATTTCCGAGCAAGGCGGATACATGAAAACCGCCCTTCGCTTCGAAGCCCCCGAGGGTCCGCACGAGTGGCTCAACAAATATCAATTCGTTAGCTCCATCGCAGGCGGGCCTCGCCCCGGAACGGTCATCATCCGCGTTTTCCGCGTTCTGTGA
- a CDS encoding alpha/beta hydrolase-fold protein, whose amino-acid sequence MTLKLFPIFSIFAICSLCSGQSFRLNPIISPEVHPDKRVTFRLRAPNAESVELSGQFQNVNRQMQQREDGIWTVTLGPIKPDLYPYHFEVDGIAMNDPNNQHLFPNEGFKASLLDVPSDEGSIYAQKDVPHGKVSYHFYDSEIVQENRSFIVYTPPGYERSDESYPVFYLVSGTTDTEETFFKVGKANFILDNLIAVGKAKPMIIVMPYGNMRVGTPRPHTPEAALMYDRFAEVLMQEIVPYVESNYRTINERSSRAIAGFSRGGGQSLFTGFKYIDDFAHIGSYSAYLTPEVFETYFGPLLSDPQKTSQRLETLWLGVGESDFLYKPAVDFMDYLEAKGIERETLITEGGHTWMNARHYLYETAQRFFQ is encoded by the coding sequence ATGACGCTTAAGCTGTTTCCCATTTTCTCTATCTTCGCTATCTGCTCCCTTTGCTCAGGGCAGTCCTTCCGGCTCAACCCGATCATTTCACCTGAGGTCCACCCTGATAAACGGGTCACCTTTCGACTGCGGGCTCCCAATGCGGAGTCGGTAGAACTCAGCGGCCAGTTCCAAAACGTGAACCGGCAAATGCAGCAGCGCGAGGATGGCATTTGGACCGTCACTCTCGGACCGATAAAACCCGACCTCTACCCGTACCACTTCGAGGTCGACGGGATCGCCATGAATGATCCCAATAACCAGCACCTCTTCCCCAACGAGGGCTTCAAAGCGAGCTTGCTGGACGTGCCGAGCGACGAGGGTTCCATCTACGCTCAGAAGGACGTCCCGCACGGCAAGGTAAGCTACCACTTCTACGATTCGGAAATCGTGCAGGAAAACCGTTCCTTCATCGTGTACACGCCACCTGGATACGAGCGAAGCGATGAGAGCTACCCAGTCTTCTACCTCGTCAGCGGCACCACTGATACGGAGGAAACCTTTTTCAAGGTGGGGAAAGCGAACTTCATTCTCGACAACCTGATCGCCGTGGGGAAGGCAAAGCCCATGATCATCGTGATGCCCTACGGCAACATGCGCGTGGGCACGCCTCGCCCTCATACGCCCGAAGCGGCCCTGATGTACGACCGCTTCGCCGAAGTGCTCATGCAGGAGATCGTCCCGTATGTAGAGAGCAACTACCGCACCATAAACGAACGATCCAGCCGAGCCATCGCCGGCTTCTCGCGCGGCGGGGGGCAATCGCTTTTCACCGGTTTCAAATACATCGATGACTTTGCTCACATCGGCTCCTACAGCGCCTACCTCACCCCGGAAGTCTTCGAAACCTACTTCGGCCCGCTCCTCAGCGATCCCCAAAAAACCAGCCAACGCCTGGAGACTCTCTGGCTCGGCGTTGGCGAATCCGATTTTCTATACAAACCTGCGGTCGACTTCATGGACTACCTGGAAGCGAAGGGGATCGAGCGAGAAACGCTCATCACCGAAGGCGGGCATACTTGGATGAACGCTCGCCATTACCTCTACGAAACCGCCCAACGCTTCTTCCAGTAG
- a CDS encoding alpha/beta hydrolase-fold protein, with protein MNTRLLTSSAVLFFAALVYAELPPETMPAPSNVPGADYPRLDAEGRGYFQVKAPEAEQVQVNLPQGQYDLKRDSDGIWSVTTPPIEPGFHYYAFSIDGTMVFDPGSQAFFGASRHGSGIDVPEPGVDFYEVKNVPHGNLRSERYYSSVTDSWRRLFVYTPPGYDKSPDTRYPVLYLQHGGGEDETGWANQGKTDLILDNLIAEGKAVPMLVVIANGTLPRPEGIPFGYSREGMVPFANEMLENIVPFIDQNYRTQPDASHRALAGLSMGGGQSFIVGLANTDTFGSIGAFSTGLFGGIRSKDPFDAEEFVPGLMADVERFNEKLDLFYLSCGEQDERIQFTKQVVSDFRSHGLEVEFNSFPGGHEWQVWRKSLHDMAQRLFKP; from the coding sequence ATGAATACTCGTCTCCTGACCTCGTCTGCCGTCCTTTTCTTCGCTGCTCTAGTCTACGCGGAGCTTCCACCCGAAACCATGCCCGCTCCCTCAAACGTCCCCGGCGCAGATTACCCGAGACTCGACGCCGAAGGACGCGGGTACTTTCAGGTCAAGGCCCCGGAAGCCGAACAGGTTCAAGTCAATCTCCCCCAAGGGCAATATGACCTAAAAAGGGATAGCGATGGTATTTGGAGCGTCACTACGCCACCGATCGAGCCCGGCTTCCACTACTATGCATTTAGCATCGACGGGACCATGGTCTTCGACCCAGGAAGCCAAGCTTTCTTCGGCGCCAGCCGCCACGGTAGCGGTATCGATGTGCCGGAGCCAGGAGTCGATTTCTACGAAGTCAAGAATGTCCCCCACGGCAACCTTCGCTCTGAGCGCTACTACTCCTCTGTCACCGATTCTTGGCGACGACTCTTCGTCTACACGCCACCAGGCTACGACAAATCTCCCGACACACGCTACCCCGTTCTCTACCTACAACACGGGGGTGGGGAAGACGAAACCGGCTGGGCCAACCAGGGTAAGACCGACCTCATCCTCGATAACCTCATAGCCGAAGGGAAAGCCGTTCCCATGCTGGTCGTCATCGCTAACGGCACGCTCCCTCGTCCAGAGGGCATCCCCTTCGGCTACAGCCGCGAAGGCATGGTTCCCTTCGCAAATGAGATGCTGGAAAACATCGTTCCTTTCATCGATCAAAACTACCGCACCCAGCCCGACGCCAGCCACCGAGCCCTTGCCGGACTCTCCATGGGCGGAGGCCAATCCTTCATAGTCGGTCTGGCCAACACGGACACCTTCGGCTCCATTGGCGCCTTTAGCACCGGCCTTTTCGGTGGCATTCGCAGCAAAGACCCTTTCGACGCGGAGGAGTTCGTTCCCGGTCTTATGGCTGATGTTGAACGCTTCAACGAGAAGCTCGACCTCTTTTATCTCTCCTGCGGCGAGCAGGACGAACGTATCCAGTTCACCAAACAGGTCGTATCCGACTTTCGCTCACACGGACTCGAGGTCGAGTTCAACTCCTTCCCTGGCGGCCACGAATGGCAAGTGTGGCGAAAGTCGCTGCACGACATGGCCCAACGCCTTTTCAAACCTTAG